In the Rhinoderma darwinii isolate aRhiDar2 chromosome 13, aRhiDar2.hap1, whole genome shotgun sequence genome, one interval contains:
- the NR1D1 gene encoding nuclear receptor subfamily 1 group D member 1 isoform X1 — protein MTTPECSNTGGVISYVGSSGSSPSRTSPVSLYNECSTGSPQSGAPHYPSYLPPSPSHSYSASSSGSGGETSPRSSYGLASSPGGLHVALDDGSRVSPSKTSSNITKLNGMVLLCKVCGDVASGFHYGVHACEGCKGFFRRSIQQNIQYKKCLKNETCSIVRINRNRCQQCRFRKCLAVGMSRDAVRFGRIPKREKQRMLAEMHSAMSHIAGGHFGRRSPIPLQPQQLRPSSPPHMAPASCPSPISEPYPQYPQQLTPPRSPSPERVDDVIGQVTQAHRQIFVYANEKVNRKLTSWDNPHENQPSSCWMQDSGEPRGNRSVHLACPMSALPCGGPPRSMQDVWEDFSLSFTPAVREVVEFARHIPGFQELTQQDQVTLLKAGTFEVLMVRFASLFDVRERSLRFLSGATYSLPELQAMGMGELLSSMFDFSEKLASLNLSQEELGIFTALVLVSADRSGMENASLVEQLQETLIRALRSLILKNSPNDISRFTKLLLRLPDLRTLNSMHSEKLLSFRVETH, from the exons ATGACCACTCCGGAATGCAGCAACACCG GTGGAGTTATAAGTTATGTTGGCTCCAGCGGCTCCTCCCCAAGCCGGACCAGCCCCGTATCTCTGTACAACGAATGCTCAACTGGAAGCCCACAGAGTGGAGCCCCTCACTACCCGTCCTACCTGCCACCATCCCCTTCCCACTCTTACAGTGCCAGCTCCTCTGGCTCAGGAGGGGAGACCTCTCCTCGCTCATCTTATGGCCTGGCTTCATCTCCCGGAGGACTCCACGTGGCACTTGATGATGGCAGCAGGGTGTCGCCAAGCAAAACTTCCAGCAACATAACAA AGCTGAATGGAATGGTCTTGCTATGTAAAGTTTGTGGGGATGTAGCCTCAGGTTTCCATTATGGAGTACACGCTTGTGAGGGCTGCAAG GGTTTTTTCCGGCGCAGCATCCAGCAGAATATTCAGTACAAGAAATGTTTGAAGAATGAGACCTGTTCCATTGTGCGTATCAACAGAAACCGATGCCAGCAGTGCCGCTTCCGGAAGTGTCTCGCAGTGGGCATGTccagagatg CTGTGAGGTTTGGTCGCATCCCAAAAAGAGAGAAACAGCGAATGTTGGCAGAGATGCATAGTGCAATGAGTCACATCGCTGGGGGCCACTTTGGGCGGAGGAGCCCGATTCCACTTCAGCCACAACAACTTCGACCTTCGTCTCCACCCCACATGGCCCCAGCTTCCTGTCCTTCACCTATCTCCGAACCCTATCCCCAATACCCACAACAACTGACTCCTCCACGCTCTCCCAGTCCAGAACGTGTTGATGATGTTATTGGTCAGGTGACCCAGGCTCATCGACAGATATTTGTCTATGCCAATGAAAAAGTGAACAGAAAGTTGACATCATGGGATAACCCTCATGAGAACCAACCATCAAGTTGCTGGATGCAGGACAGTGGAGAGCCCAGAGGAAACCGCAGTGTTCACTTG GCGTGTCCTATGAGTGCTCTACCCTGTGGAGGACCACCCCGCTCTATGCAGGACGTCTGGGAGGATTTCTCTCTTAGCTTTACACCAGCTGTGCGGGAGGTGGTGGAATTTGCACGTCATATTCCAGGCTTTCAAGAGTTAACTCAGCAAGATCAAGTCACCCTGCTAAAGGCAGGTACATTTGAG GTCCTCATGGTACGATTCGCCTCCTTGTTTGATGTTCGGGAGCGCTCCCTGCGTTTTCTCAGCGGAGCTACATACTCTCTGCCAGAGCTTCAAGCCATGGGGATGGGGGAGCTTCTTAGCTCAATGTTTGACTTCAGTGAAAAGTTGGCATCTCTTAACCTGAGCCAGGAGGAACTGGGGATCTTCACTGCACTTGTCCTcgtttctgcag ACCGATCTGGGATGGAGAACGCTTCCTTAGTGGAGCAGCTGCAGGAGACTCTGATACGCGCTCTTCGCTCTCTCATCCTGAAAAACAGTCCAAACGACATTTCCCGTTTCACAAAACTACTACTACGGCTACCTGATTTGCGCACCCTTAACAGCATGCACTCTGAAAAACTGCTGTCATTCCGTGTCGAGACACACTGA
- the NR1D1 gene encoding nuclear receptor subfamily 1 group D member 1 isoform X2, protein MCTVEICNGGVISYVGSSGSSPSRTSPVSLYNECSTGSPQSGAPHYPSYLPPSPSHSYSASSSGSGGETSPRSSYGLASSPGGLHVALDDGSRVSPSKTSSNITKLNGMVLLCKVCGDVASGFHYGVHACEGCKGFFRRSIQQNIQYKKCLKNETCSIVRINRNRCQQCRFRKCLAVGMSRDAVRFGRIPKREKQRMLAEMHSAMSHIAGGHFGRRSPIPLQPQQLRPSSPPHMAPASCPSPISEPYPQYPQQLTPPRSPSPERVDDVIGQVTQAHRQIFVYANEKVNRKLTSWDNPHENQPSSCWMQDSGEPRGNRSVHLACPMSALPCGGPPRSMQDVWEDFSLSFTPAVREVVEFARHIPGFQELTQQDQVTLLKAGTFEVLMVRFASLFDVRERSLRFLSGATYSLPELQAMGMGELLSSMFDFSEKLASLNLSQEELGIFTALVLVSADRSGMENASLVEQLQETLIRALRSLILKNSPNDISRFTKLLLRLPDLRTLNSMHSEKLLSFRVETH, encoded by the exons GTGGAGTTATAAGTTATGTTGGCTCCAGCGGCTCCTCCCCAAGCCGGACCAGCCCCGTATCTCTGTACAACGAATGCTCAACTGGAAGCCCACAGAGTGGAGCCCCTCACTACCCGTCCTACCTGCCACCATCCCCTTCCCACTCTTACAGTGCCAGCTCCTCTGGCTCAGGAGGGGAGACCTCTCCTCGCTCATCTTATGGCCTGGCTTCATCTCCCGGAGGACTCCACGTGGCACTTGATGATGGCAGCAGGGTGTCGCCAAGCAAAACTTCCAGCAACATAACAA AGCTGAATGGAATGGTCTTGCTATGTAAAGTTTGTGGGGATGTAGCCTCAGGTTTCCATTATGGAGTACACGCTTGTGAGGGCTGCAAG GGTTTTTTCCGGCGCAGCATCCAGCAGAATATTCAGTACAAGAAATGTTTGAAGAATGAGACCTGTTCCATTGTGCGTATCAACAGAAACCGATGCCAGCAGTGCCGCTTCCGGAAGTGTCTCGCAGTGGGCATGTccagagatg CTGTGAGGTTTGGTCGCATCCCAAAAAGAGAGAAACAGCGAATGTTGGCAGAGATGCATAGTGCAATGAGTCACATCGCTGGGGGCCACTTTGGGCGGAGGAGCCCGATTCCACTTCAGCCACAACAACTTCGACCTTCGTCTCCACCCCACATGGCCCCAGCTTCCTGTCCTTCACCTATCTCCGAACCCTATCCCCAATACCCACAACAACTGACTCCTCCACGCTCTCCCAGTCCAGAACGTGTTGATGATGTTATTGGTCAGGTGACCCAGGCTCATCGACAGATATTTGTCTATGCCAATGAAAAAGTGAACAGAAAGTTGACATCATGGGATAACCCTCATGAGAACCAACCATCAAGTTGCTGGATGCAGGACAGTGGAGAGCCCAGAGGAAACCGCAGTGTTCACTTG GCGTGTCCTATGAGTGCTCTACCCTGTGGAGGACCACCCCGCTCTATGCAGGACGTCTGGGAGGATTTCTCTCTTAGCTTTACACCAGCTGTGCGGGAGGTGGTGGAATTTGCACGTCATATTCCAGGCTTTCAAGAGTTAACTCAGCAAGATCAAGTCACCCTGCTAAAGGCAGGTACATTTGAG GTCCTCATGGTACGATTCGCCTCCTTGTTTGATGTTCGGGAGCGCTCCCTGCGTTTTCTCAGCGGAGCTACATACTCTCTGCCAGAGCTTCAAGCCATGGGGATGGGGGAGCTTCTTAGCTCAATGTTTGACTTCAGTGAAAAGTTGGCATCTCTTAACCTGAGCCAGGAGGAACTGGGGATCTTCACTGCACTTGTCCTcgtttctgcag ACCGATCTGGGATGGAGAACGCTTCCTTAGTGGAGCAGCTGCAGGAGACTCTGATACGCGCTCTTCGCTCTCTCATCCTGAAAAACAGTCCAAACGACATTTCCCGTTTCACAAAACTACTACTACGGCTACCTGATTTGCGCACCCTTAACAGCATGCACTCTGAAAAACTGCTGTCATTCCGTGTCGAGACACACTGA